Genomic segment of Chloroflexota bacterium:
TTTGCCCGTCTCCGTGCGGACGGGGATGTTCTGCAGGTTCGGGTCGCTGGAGGAGAGACGGCCCGTTGCGGCGACGGTCTGGCTAAGTGTGGTGTGGACGCGGTGGGTCTTGGGGTGGACGAGCTGGGGCAGGGCATCCACGTAAGTGGATTTGAGCTTACTGACCTCCCGGTAGTCCAGGATGTGGCCGACGACCTTGTGGAGCGGCCGCAGGGACTCCAAGACCTGGGCGTCCGTGGAGTAGCCGGTCTTGGTGCGTTTGGACTTGGGCAGGTTGAGCTTTTCAAAGAGGAGCGCCGAAAGCTGTTGCGGCGAGCCGAGGTTGAACCGCTCCCCTGCGCTCTGATAGGCGGCCTGCTGGATCTCCTCCAGCTTCTGGGCGATCTCCTCGGACATCTTTTTCAGCATGGGCGAGTCAATGGAGATGCCCCAGCGCTCCAGCTTCGCGAGCACGGGGAGAAGGGGCATCTCCACATCAAAGAAGAGCTTGGTCAGCTCCTTTGCCGCGAGCTCTTTTTCGTAGACGGGCCAGAGGCGCGCCGCCATGTCCGCCTGGGCGCAGGCGAGGGCGCTCATGCGCTCGATATCGGTGTGGGCGGCGGTGACCTGCTTCGCGCCGGTGCCCAGGAGGTCGCTTGGCGCGGGGATCTCCTCGGCCAAGCGCTCGAAGGCCTGACCCTTGATGGTGAGGTTCTTTGCGCCGAGGAGGTAGGCGGCGATGGTCACATCCAGCGCGAGGCCGTGGAGAGCGAGGCCGTTGTTAGCCAGGACGATGACGGCGTACTTGCCATCGTGGGAGAGCTTTTCGACTTTCGGATTCTCCAGAACCCCCTTGAGCTTGGCGAGGACTTCGTCCACGGGGAGCTGGTTCGCCATGGCGTGTCCCACGGGCACATACCACCCCTTGCCGGGAGCGGCGCTGAAGGCCAGGCCCACAAGCTCCGCCCACATGGGCTGTTCGCTTGTCCCGATGATGTTGAGGCTGAATCGCTTGGCGGCCGCCAGCTCCTTGGCGAGTTTTTCGAGCGCGGCTGCCGTATCCACAACGGCGTAGGAACGGTCTTTCGCAGGGGCGGCAGGAGCGGCGGCGGACGCCTGGGCCTCTGCGCCGTTCGCACCGGGGAGCCGGGCCATGAGGCTGTTGAACTCCAGCTTCTGGAAGACCTCAACGGCCTTGGCGCGCTGGTAACGGTCGGCGCTCATGGCCTCTCTCTCGAAGGCAACAGGGGAATCGGTCTTGATGGTCACCAAGACCACGTTCTCCCTGACTCGCTTTTCGTGCTGCCGCACCAGCTCGCGGATGCGCGGCGGCTCCACTTTCTCGATGCTCCTATAGAGGCCGTCTATCGTCTTGAACTCTTGCAGGAGCTTGGCGGCCGTCTTTTCGCCGACGCCGGGGATGCCGGGGATGTGGTCGGAGTCGTCGCCTTTGAGGGACTTATAGTCAATCATCTGGTGAGGCTCCAGCCCATAGCGCTCGCGGACCTTCGCCTCATCGTAGATGGCGGTATCGCCCTTGCCGCTTTGGTAGCGGACGCGCACCTGGGGCGAGACGAGCTGGACGGTATCGGTATCGCCGGTGAGGATGACGGTGTCTATGCCCTGCCGTTCCGCCTGGCGCGCCAGGGTGCCGACGATGTCATCGGCCTCGTAGCCGTCCTTCTCCAGGATGGGGAGGCCGATGGCCTCCAGCACTTCGCGGACGCGGGCGAACTGGGAGGTCAGCTCATCAGGCGCGGGCGGGCGGCCAGCCTTGTAATCGGCATAGAGCTTGTCGCGGAAAGTGGGGGCGCGCGTATCGAAGGCGATGGCCCAGTAGGCGGGCTTCACATCTGCCCAAGCCTTGAGGAGCATATTGACGAAGCCGAAGACGGCGCCGATGGGCTCTCCGGTAGAGCGAAGGTTGAAGGCGGCCTGCGGCGCGAGGGCGAAATAGGCGCGGTAGACCATGGAATGGCCGTCTATGGCCATGAGGACAGGCCGCGCCAAGGCGTCAGAGGGTGGCTTTTCGGGCATGGGTCACCTGCGGGTGGGCGTCATGAGACGCGGGCATTATACACCCAGAGAGGGTCAGCCAAACCGGGAAAACGCGGATTACCGGCGCTTGGCGCGGGCCTTGGAGCGCTTGGGCTTCGCGGCCCGGGCCTTCACGATCGTCCGCTTCGCCTTCTTGGCAGGCTTCGCCTTGACGATCTTGCGCTTGGCCTTTTTGGCCGCCGGGGCTTTGGCCGGAGCGGCGGACGCGACCTTGTGCTCGCTGACGAACTTGAAGGTCTTGACCTGGATCGCTTCGATGTGGGGCCAGACGTTCATCTGGGGAGACTTGGTCCGCATGTGGGCGAAGGCGGCCTCCGGGTCGTCCCAGTCCGTCTCGTAGATAGCCAGGTAGCGCGCCTCGCCCGGGTCAAGGACGGGCTTGGTGTTCACGAAGCGCTTCGCGGCATAGTAGGAGCCGGTGCCGCAGACTTCGCCCAAGTGGATATCGTTGTACCACTTGTTGAAGTCCTCTTCCCGGTCCGTGGCCTTGTTGTTCACCAGCACCATCAGCACGCCGGTCGGTCGCTTGTCAGCCATGGCAGCCTCCCTTATTTCTTCTTTTTCGCCGTTTTGCCTGTCTTCTTATTCGTCTTCTTGTCTACCTTCACCGGTCGCTTCGCAC
This window contains:
- the polA gene encoding DNA polymerase I translates to MPEKPPSDALARPVLMAIDGHSMVYRAYFALAPQAAFNLRSTGEPIGAVFGFVNMLLKAWADVKPAYWAIAFDTRAPTFRDKLYADYKAGRPPAPDELTSQFARVREVLEAIGLPILEKDGYEADDIVGTLARQAERQGIDTVILTGDTDTVQLVSPQVRVRYQSGKGDTAIYDEAKVRERYGLEPHQMIDYKSLKGDDSDHIPGIPGVGEKTAAKLLQEFKTIDGLYRSIEKVEPPRIRELVRQHEKRVRENVVLVTIKTDSPVAFEREAMSADRYQRAKAVEVFQKLEFNSLMARLPGANGAEAQASAAAPAAPAKDRSYAVVDTAAALEKLAKELAAAKRFSLNIIGTSEQPMWAELVGLAFSAAPGKGWYVPVGHAMANQLPVDEVLAKLKGVLENPKVEKLSHDGKYAVIVLANNGLALHGLALDVTIAAYLLGAKNLTIKGQAFERLAEEIPAPSDLLGTGAKQVTAAHTDIERMSALACAQADMAARLWPVYEKELAAKELTKLFFDVEMPLLPVLAKLERWGISIDSPMLKKMSEEIAQKLEEIQQAAYQSAGERFNLGSPQQLSALLFEKLNLPKSKRTKTGYSTDAQVLESLRPLHKVVGHILDYREVSKLKSTYVDALPQLVHPKTHRVHTTLSQTVAATGRLSSSDPNLQNIPVRTETGKRIRDAFVVGEPKGWTLLSADYSQIELRVLAHISKDPALVEAFQRGEDIHASTASRVFNVPLKEVTPDQRRFAKVVNFGLLYGMGEFGLATRAEMSREEAAPIIAEYFKKYPKIQEYLDTTKLEVKQKGYVQTLLGRRRYIPEVNAANAQVRAAGDRMAVNHPIQGTAADVIKVAMIRLQARMDKERMRSRMILQVHDELIFETPLDELGKMKALTQELMPTALDLDVPLKVDLKQGRTWGEME